ATCGCAAGAATTGCACGTCCAGAAATAGAAACCAATTGACGAAGTGTAGTGCGTAGCATAATCTTAACCCTCTCTTTCTGAATCAATCACGCCAATTCAAGGATGAAATGCAACGGGTTCTGATGAAGCAAAGAATACTTCGTAAGGAGTACGATAGTCAAGTGATTTTCTGGGTCTGTAATTGATCAAATTCACTGCCTTCTGAAAGTCCTCTTCTTTCACGATTTTAAAGTTTGTACTTTTGGGATAGAACTCTCTAATTAATCCATTGGTGTGTTCATTCAATCCACGTTCCCATGAATGATATGGATTCGCAAAGAAAGTCTCTAGTTTCAATCTTTCAGATAGCTTCTCATGCCCACAGAATTCTCTTCCATTATCAAAGGTCATTGTCTTTCGAGATGTTGATTCTATAGGATCAAATAGATTGAATGTCACTCTGTTTATCTCGTCCATCGTCTTGTTCTTAGCTAGTCCAGCAAGTAAATACTTCGATGCTTTATCAACATGCGTAACTACGATACCTGTGTGGTTGCACCCGATTACCGTATCACTTTCCCAATGTCCAATCTCTGTTTTTAAATCTGCAATCTTCGGTCGATTCTCTATCCCTACCCTATTGGGAATGCCACCTCGCTTCTGATGGCGACCTTTGCGCCTTCGTTGCTTTTGCTTCTGCCTCAGATATTGTTGATATATTCCCATCTCTTGATGGTTTGCATAGATCATCAGATAAATCGTCTCATAGCTGATTTTACCTAGCCCCTCCCTTTCCATTCTCCCTGCTAGTTGCTCTGGGCTGTGGTGTTGCTCTAACCGTTGTTTGACTTCGGTGATCGTCTCAGCACTGATGCTCTGAAATCTTACCTTTGCTTGTTTCCGTCTTGCTTTCATCAGGGCAACCGCAGTATCTGGCAAATAGCCAATCTGTCGCTCGTCTGTATTGCGCGATAACTCTCTTGAAATCGTACTTTTGTTTCGCTTCAAGCGACGACCTATCTCTGATACAGATAATTGCTCAATTACTCTTAGTTTATACAGTTCACTTCTTTCTGTGGTGGTAAGATGGACAAAGCTCATGAGGGTATCCTAATTATTGTGATTAATATCAGAATATCCTTATGAGTCCCTTTACGCAAAGATCTCTAGGTGTTGCATTTCATCCTTGAATTGGCGCATCTTCCCACGTCAGAGAATAGCAACACTCTAAGCCCTTTAAAACAAGAGAGGTAAGGGGATGCCCCCCAAATTAGATGGGCGCGACCTTGACATAATACGAAGATTGTAGAACAATGAAAGAATAACGAAGGAGATCAAGAAAGAAAATGTCGGCAAAGTTAATAAGTGTAGAAGGCACAAAAGTAAAAATCGAACTTACAATTGAATTGAGTGAATCGATGTTAGATAGTGAAGGTAATATTCAAGAAGGATTGAACGAAGCAGGGTGTATAGCAGCTAAGGAAGCAATGAAACATTTAGATACAGATGGTTCAGCAATAAAGCTAGGAGAGAAAACATGGCGAACAAAGGGAGAGGAAGAGAAAGCATATCAAACTCCTTACGGCGAGGTAGTAGTAGCAAGGCATGTATATCAAAGTGCGGGTGGGGGAAAAACTTATTGCCCCATGGAAAGAAACGCACGAATAGTTGTGACATCAACACCAAAGTTCGCCAAACAAATATCATCGAAAATGGCTAATGGGGTAGCAAGAGAAGTACAACGAGATTTGCGTGATAATCATGGGCGTGAGGTAGCAGTATCCTATATTCAGAGATTGAGCGAAGCGGTTGGCAGCATTGTGCAAGCAAAAGAAGAAAGTGACAATTATGAGCCGCCAGAGATAGATGTCAAGATTGAATCGGTTGGTATAGGGTTAGATGGAACCTGTATGCTGATGTGTGAAGATGGCTGGCGAGAAGCTATGGTAGGGACGATATCATTATATGATAGTGAAGGAGAACGTCAGCACACGATCTATCTGGGAGCAACACCAGAATATGGTAGGAAGCGATTTTTAGAACGATTAGAGCGAGAAATCAGACAAACAAAAGATCGATATCCTAATGCAACCTATGTAGGAATTGCTGATGGAGCCGAATCCAACTGGAAATTCTTAAATGAACACACAGAAGAGCAGATCCTCGATTTTTATCATGCTTCAGGTTATTTGGGAATACTAGCCGAAGTTCTACATCCTAAGCAAATTCCCGAACAAAAAGAATGGCTTAAAAATAGTTGTCATCAACTCAAACATGAAATCGGAAGTGCCGAAAAATTCTACAACCAGATGGTACTGGCGATGACTGAAAATAAGCTAACCGAAACCATGAGGGAAAAGCTCCAAGCTTCGATTACTTACTTTAACAATCATTTGTGGCAAATGGACTATGCTCAATTCCAACAGAAAACCTATCCGATTGGCTCTGGTGTGACCGAAGCTGCTTGCAAGACTTTAATAAAGCAACGATTATGTTGCTCTGGGATGCGTTGGAAGGACAAGGGGGCGAGCATAATTTTGAGTTTAAGAGCTTTAGTTTTAACTTCTACTCGTTGGGAGCAATTCTGGGACAATCTCAATCAGTATGGGTTTCCTGCTGCTGTCTAATAATTGTATTGTATTGAGGTCGCACCCAATTAGATGTTCGTGTTTATATATTATCGAAGTTTCTTTTTTATCAATATCAGGTATAACCCTGATATTGATAAGTAGCTAGGCATAAAGAACCAATTTTTTTGTGGCGCGGCTTCGCCGCGCCACAAAAAAATTGGTTCTTTATGCCTAGCTGCGAGTCTCTTACTCATCTAAACTGATCAATCCCACACGTAGGGCATAACGAATTAATCCAGCCAAATCGTGAATATTTAATCGCTGCATTACCTGCCCACGATGGGTTTCAACAGTTTTGACACTTATAAATAAGGATTTTGCAATTTCTTTGGTCGTCAATCCATTCGCTACTAAGCGCAAGATCTCACATTGACGAGGAGTTAGGAGTTCGTTATCTATAGAATTGTGAGTTTCTCTCTTTTGTAGCGGTTTAGGTTGCTGTTTATCTGGTGGTTGTTCTTCTGGTTGGTAGTTTAAATTGAGGCGATGATTTAGCCTGACGGCAATATCTTCCAAAAGCTCGGCGGCATCACGACTAGTCCCAAGCTCGTATGCCAACTCATTTAACGGCTTACCTTGGTTGACTAATTGTAAAATTCGATGCTGTCGGCTTGTAAGTCTTAGCTTCTCGGATGTAAATGGAGCCATTATTGTACTGAGGTTTTTAATAGAGCCTATAAACGTAGAGTGATCTGCTCGGGATCACCATATTTCCTCAGATTTTTCTTTGTCTTTGATAACTACAGTTATTTACTATAGCAATCAAAGATTTACTTAGGACATAAAACCCTGTAAGGGTTTTAAAAGCACAAAATGGCTATGCCATTTTGTGCTTTGGTATTACTCCAGACTATGTACTCATTTGAAAAACTGAAAATTAATCCCAGTAAAGTTTTTGAGTTTTCATTTTGTCGTAGACAAAATGAAAACTCTGATCGCTTCGCTGAAGTTTAATTTTCAATGGTGCGTGTTAGCAATACTGGAACTGTGGCATTGACACGTACATAGTCAGATACTGAGGAACCCAACAAGCGATCAAGGTCGGGCAAACTACGGGCGATCGAGGGGCGGCGATCGGGAGAACCAATCATCAGCAGGCTAGCATTAGAATCATCGGCGAGTTTACACATTTCTTTGCCCACATCACCAGAACTGATGAAGGAGCGAGTTGGAATATTCATCCGCTTCAGTTTAGCGCTTGCTTCAACTAAAACAGGATCGGTGTTAGCATTGGCATCTTCCTTGCGTTTGACCACCCTTGCTAAGAAAATCTCTACATCCTTTGCGCCACTAACAAGTTTAATGGCGAGATCTAGGCAATTATTTGCTGAGGCAGAGCCATCTACAGAAACCATGACGCTACGAATGGTTTTGATGTATACGTCATCCTTGATCAGCAACATGGGTGCGTCTGATAATTGGAAAACGTACTGACTGACCGAGTTTGCCAAAATTGCTTGCAAGCGTCCCATCCCACGAGATCCCATGATCATTAGGTCTGGCTTTAGATCTTCAGCAATTTTGCAGACAACATCTTTGGGTTCACCTTCTTTGAGCATTGCTACGGTGGTATTACCTGAAGACAAGCGCAAATTTTTGACTTCTCTTTCGACAATCTTTTCACCCGCAAGACGATATTCAGTAATCGCTTCGGAGTTAGTTGAATTGGGGATGACATGCAGTACGTTAACTTGCAAATTTTGCATACTAGGCAGGGCTAGTAGCATGTTCATCATTTCGCGCGATCGCCCTGAACCATCGACGGCTAATAAAACTTGTTGGAACATAATCTTGGATCTTTAAAAATTTGCTATATCTTGAGTAAAGCTTAATTACAAGGCGATCGCTGCAAAACGTTGAGATTCTTAAAAATTAAATATTTCATCCTCCATGCCTATAGAACCCATTTGGTATCTTAGGAAGTTTTAGCAAGGCGCTTAAGCATAAGCCTGATAAAGCAAAGATGAATTCTCGCATTAGCGTTGTCTAAAGTTCTGTCAAAGTTTTTGACCAGACTTTTACAACGCTCCATCCAAGCATTGGAACGTTCCACAATCCAACGCATAGGAATGACCACAAACCCAGATATGCCCAGTGAGGCTTTTTCCTGCTTAGACATTTTCGGTGCGACCTTAAACCTAATCTTGGTCATAATCTGCGGATAAATCTCCTCTAAGGCAGGGATTAACTTATCAGGATGGTAGCCATGATCAACCATGACTGTTATTTTGGGAATATTCACAGGTTTAGATTTAAAGTAGTCGATATTTTGAGCAAACATTTCAATCAAAGCCTTGTCATCGGAAAGACTTGCCTTCGTACAAAGGGTAAAGAATGGCAAACCAAGAGAATCCACACCGAGATTTTTCTTGATGCCGTTCGTGGCTTTGTAGGTGCAGAAACCTTTGGACTCAACGCTGGCATTACAGGTGTTTTTGGTGGCTTGGGAATCGACGATGATTAAGGTTGTCCACTTAGGCTTTTTTTCGGCTTGTTCTCTCACCTGTTCATGTAATATAGTCATGATTTCTCTCAGTACTCCTGACTCTCGCCATTGCTTGTAGTGCCAATACACTGTTGAGTATGGGGGTAAATCTTTGGGTAAGTCTGCCCAATTACATCCATTCTTGAGTTGGTAAAATACTCCATCTAATATTTGCCGTTTTGTCCATATTGGTGGTCTGGTTTTCTTCTTTTTGGGTAACAGAGGTTCGATAATCTCCCACTCTTGATCGCTTAGGTTGCTGCTATATCCCATATTTGACTCCTTTTTCTTCTCTTCCTAAGATACCAAATGGGTTCTATACCTAGCTATAAGCATCCTTGAGTTGGCTACTCCTATTAGCGATTAATGGAAGTTGGGTAATAACAGGTTTAATTAATTCCATACAGGTTTTCTCGGAGAGGCGATCGCCCAACAAACCTGTAAATGTCCAGATATCTAACTTTTAGAATTACTGTAATAGCTGAGGCTTGGGGCTGGCACGGGGGCGCAGCCCCTACAGAACATGAATGATTGCAGGTAGGGGCAATCCCCCCGTGGTTGCCCTGCTTGGCTAGCAGCAAAAGATTCATCATCTGCGTTCTGCGTAACATCAGAAATCACAAAAAAATTGGGGATCTCAATCTCTAACCTTCTAGAAAGCCTTTGGTTGCAGCAATTACAATTTTGGCGACGGGATGATTGATCGCTTCTTCTAGTGCGGTAACACTACCTTTTTTGAGGGCATTGACGATTTTTTGTTGAACAATCAATATTTACTTACGCTTTTTTCTCTTCTTAGAGCGATTACTGTTGGGATTGGCAATATTAGAGAGAGTGTTCAATAGCTTTCTAAAGGAGAAAATCATACCGATAATGCCAATAAAGACAAAGGCTACGCCAACATGCCCTGTGGAGATTTTCTGTCCTAACATCGATATTTCGGAAGGCGATTTTGAGTCATAGATAATTGCAACAATTCCACCGATGACTAACAGGACAGATACTATCCTAATAGTATTAATTATTTGCGATAGGATTGGGGAAACTGCCTCAATATTATGTCTGCTTTCAGGCTTTTGACCTTTATTCAACTGCTGATGTTGTTCTTGAGATTTTTCCAATTGTGGCTTATTTGGTGGATTATCCATTGTGCTACTTTGTTGTCGATCTGGATAAGTTTTATTCATTCTAACATCAACAATCAAGCTACTCACAGGTATTTTTTCATCACTGATCTCACATTCGACAGGCTTTTCATAACTACGATTTCTAAGAGAGGCTAAATTAAAGAAATGTCTACGATTATCATTTATATCCTTATCAATACATTCCTTGCACTTACAAGGAACCTGTTTCTTTGGAGACAAACCATATACTTGATTAATTTCATCAAGTTCATGTTCAACTACGCTTAATTCAGAAAGTTGATTGCCAATTACTAAAGCACAAATAAGATGTTGATTTGGATTATTGAATTTAGTCAGTTCAGAAATAGTATTGCTATCTTCATTATATAATACAAATCTGTCTCGATAAATCTCATTGTAATCTCTAATTCTTCGATGTAATTCCGTTATTAGTTCAATAAAAATATCATCAAGTTGAGTATTAGTAATATCATCTAAATCATAAGAATAAACAAGTGAATATACTTCATTAGGATTAGTTTGTCTATAAATAGAATGGTTAAAAAACGGCAAAAATCTAGGCATAATATAAGATTTATTGTGCATTTTGTACTGTTTGAATTCAAAGCAAAAATTAAAATGTATCAGTAGCTCTAATAATAATTCTAAATCTTCATCTTGAGTATTCCATATCCTCCTAAAGTTATCTTCAGAATATATGCTATTTAATGAATGATTTGATTTTGAGTCAAAGATTTGATTAATCATAAAAACAAGCCATTCATAGTTGATAAATATTATTCTACTTAGGCTTGTCTGATAACTGCTTGAAAAATTTATGCAGACACCTAAATGAATTAACTTTTGAAGAAAGTTCTTATGTTCTTTCTCTTCAATATGATTTTCTTGGCAAATTCTTTTAAAATCGCCCCAGTCAATATAATTCTTGTCATAACTACTTTTAAAGTAGTCAATTATATTGTCTTCATTCGTTGAAAGAGTAAAATATTTTTGTTCAAGATAAGTATGGAGTTTTATCTTGAAATTATCTATATCCAAACTATTCTGAAAATCAACAGAAATAATCTCGACCTTATACTTGTTATTTTTAAATGGTGTTTTTTGATAAGCTCCATGTTTTACTTGAGTTATATTTCTAACTATTAAAATAGATGGATTACTGCTATACTTTGTAATTAAATATAACCAATCATCTAAATCTTCATTATGCTCTCTAATATTTATAACTAATACATATAGGCAGCTTGACGCACAAAAAATTTTATATGCATCATTATTAATTACGTCACTCTGGAAATCCCATAATTCGACATTAATATTTTTCTGGGATGTTTCTAAATGATATTTTACAATATTTATTTTTTTTTGAGTTACAGTAAAATTTTGCTCTCCTACTAATTGTCGTATAAGCTCACTTTTACCTGCATTTATAGCTCCTAAAACATTTACTCTTGCTCTAAAAGAATAATTCATATCAACTAATCAATCTCCCTGTTACGAAACAATCTTCTAGAAATAGTTTTAACCATCGGAAGTTGAGCAATAACCAGTTTGATTAAATCCATAAAGTTTTTCTCGGAGAGGCGATCATCTTGGCGAAGTTGCAATGTACCGATCAAGGGAATAAATATTATGCCTGCAATGATAACGGCAATGAGGTTTTGAATGGGGAGATTGCCTGCTAGATAGCCTATGGATAGGATGACAACAACAAAGAGAAATAGATAAAATGAACCATTTGCCCATGCACTTTTAATTTTAGGTGATTGGTTTGGTGTTTGTGGCGGTGTTTCCATATGGTTAGTATTAGTTGGGGAGAAATTGTTATTGATGATTATTGGTGGGATTTTAAAGCCATCTTTTAGAGCATATTCCGTTGAGTATTCTAGATCGGGATTTGTTCTTGAATCTTGAAGTTGCGCTCTGGCTCCAATGTCATCAATTAAGCCTAATACATCGACAGGTTCATAGCTGATTTCGCATTGAACTGTAAATACACGCTTTTCGTAGCGACGTTTGAGGTTAGCGAATTCGTAAAAATGAGGGCTTTGGCTGCCTTTGCAGGTGTGGCAGTTGCAGGGGATGAGCTTTTGATATTTATTGGCGAGGCGTTTGTAGGAGGTATGGATTTTGTCGAGTTCGTGAGTGACTACGGTTAACAGGTCACGTTTGTTTTTACCAGAGACACGGATCTTGATTTCGCGTTTGCCATAGTTTTCGGTGACTTCAGCGAGGGTGCTGCTGATATTTTTGTAGTTGATGATTACGCCACTACGCCAGACGATTTGGGATTTGATGCTTTCGTGCATGGCAACGATGAACTGACGTACAAGCCCTTTGGGCATAAAGTCATAGGTATAGCGGAGGATCAGGTTTTCGGATTCATCCCAAGCATATTCGGGTTGGTTTTCGGTGAGGAGTTGGGGGGCGATGTAGTTCCTTTTAGCTTGAGGAATTTCATAGCAGAGTTGAAACTTTTTCATGAGTTCCAATAAGCCGCTATGCATTCCTGAATATTCGTCTGCACTCCAGATTTGAGCAAGTTCTTTGTTGCTGAAACGCCCAAAGTTGCGGATTACTTGGGGGTTGTCGAGAACGGCATAGGCAGCATCGGTTCCCCATTTGGGTTTGAGGATCACGATCTGATAGAGGGGAGACATTTGATCGTCTTGGAAGTGCAGACAGATGCCGAGGTCATGGAGATATTCGCTCAGTTGCAATGCGTCTTTACGTTCTTTAAAGCCTTTGTCCTTGCAGATTTGCAGATATTCATTGAGGCTGATGTGGTTGCGCTGATCGCTCTCTAGGGCATGGCGGACTTTTACCCATGTTTTGGGTAGGGTTTGACCGATGTGGGGGAGTTGGCTGAGTTGATGTTGGGCTGCGGTGAGGATTTTTTCTAAATTGCGGTTATTTGCGAGATTGGTAGCAAAGACATCTTTAAGGTTCTCAAATTCGCCGCGCAATTGGTTGACGTTTATTTCTCTCTGACGGTCTTGGTTTTCGTTTTTGACAATTAGGATCGGGCTGTTGTCGCTGAGAAGTTCGATGACGTTGAGCCAATAGTAAAAGTCAGTGTCTTCTTTGCGGGTGTCGGCAACGAGGAGATAGAGAGAACGCTTGGTGAGAAAGTATTGATGGGTGGAGTGATAGATTTCTTGTCCGCCGAAGTCCCAGATATTGACATTGAATTGATTGCCATCGGTGCGGAGAAATGACCAATGTAAGACTTCGATGCCTTTGGTGCTGTCTTCTTCGCAGAGTTGATAATTGGGATTGATGATTTTATTAGCAAGGGTAGTTTTGCCTGCGCCGCCCTCACCGACAATCAGGAGTTTTGCTTCGTAAAGATAGTCTATGCCTTCGACTTCTATTTGTTTGAAGTATTGACGAATGGCTTCAAGACCTTCTTTTACTACTTCTAATGGTGGTTTTATGATTGGATTTTCATCAAGAGCTAAGTGAGTCAGTTTTGGTAACCTTGTAATCGAGTCTGGAATCACGCTGAGACTGTTGGAGCGAAGGTCAAGGGATTGGAGATTGGTTAACCTTGTAATCGAGTCTGGAATCGCGCTGAGACTGTTGTTACGAAGGTAAAGGAATTGAAGATTGGTTAACCTTGTAATCGAGTCTGGAATCACGCTGAGACTGTTGGAGCGAAGGTCAAGGGATTGGAGATTGGTTAACCTTGTAATCGAGTCTGGAATCACGCTGAGGCTGTTGGAGTGAAGATAAAGGGATTGGAGGTTAGTTAACCTTGTAATCGAGTCGGAAATCTCGCTGATCCTGTTGTTGCTAAGGTAAAGGGATTGGAGATTGGTGAGTCGGGTAATCGAGTCTGGAATCACGCTGAGACTGTTGGAGCGAAGGTCAAGGGATTGGAGATTGGTTAACCTTGTAATCGAGTCTGGAATCTCTCTGAGACTGTTGGAGCTAAGGTAAAGGGATTGGAGATTGGTTAACCTTGTAATCGAGTCTGGAATCTCGCTGAGGCTGTTGGAGTGAAGATAAAGGGATTGGAGATTGATTAACCTTGTGATCGAGTCTGGAATCTCGCTGAGACTGTTGGAGCTAAGGTCAAGGGATTGGAGATTGATTAACCTTGTGATCAAGGCGGGAATCTCTCTGAGACGGGTGTTTCTTAGGTCAAGGGATTGGAGATTGGTTAACCTTGTGATCAAGACGGGAATCTCTCTGAGAATGTTGGAGCTTAGGTTAAGGGATTGGAGATTGGTGAGTCGGGTGATCGAGTAGGGAATCTCGCTGAGAAAGGTGTTTCTTAGGTTAAGGGATTGGAGATTGGTGAGTTGGGTGATCGAGTAGGGAATCTCGAAGAGACGGTTGTTGCTTAGGTCAAGGGATTGGAGATTGGTGAGTCGGGTGATCGAGTCGGGAATCTCGCTGAGACGGTTGTTGATTAAAATCAACCTCTTTAAACTTTTGCACTTAGCAATTGTCGATGGCAATACTTCAATCCCCTTTCCCGCCAGATTGAGTTCTTCCCACTCCTCCCGCGCAGCCTGTTCAATAATTTCTTCTAATTCCGATGGCAACATGATTTCAAGGAAAAGGTTAAAAGGTGAAATTTAGTTTGGTGGTGGGAGATTGAGATCCCCGACTTTTTCTACTCAAGCAAAAGAGATTCGCAAATTTACAAAAAAAGTCGGGGATCTGGGCTTTTAGGTATTCATTTAGCTCATCAATAGTTACATCGATACCACGCCTTCTCAATCCATCAGCGATCGCATTATTTGCATTCTCGTCTAAATGAAACCTAATTGATTCCACCATAACGCTCCTTCAGCTTTTGTTGCAAAAGAGAGGGATGCTTAGCCTTCATTTCCAAGGCAAAAGCTTCATCTTCGGCAATCTGTTGTCTAATTTCTCGAAAATGATCGTGATAATAAGCCAACGCAGAATAAACATCCGACAACGTGATAGTTGGATATTGAGAGACTATTTCATCAGCAGACAAACCCATCCGTTCATGCCAGATCGCAATGTCCTCAACCCTAATCCGATGTCCAGCAATCCGAGGTTTACCACCGCAAACACCTTGAGT
This genomic stretch from Pseudanabaena galeata CCNP1313 harbors:
- a CDS encoding IS30 family transposase, with amino-acid sequence MSFVHLTTTERSELYKLRVIEQLSVSEIGRRLKRNKSTISRELSRNTDERQIGYLPDTAVALMKARRKQAKVRFQSISAETITEVKQRLEQHHSPEQLAGRMEREGLGKISYETIYLMIYANHQEMGIYQQYLRQKQKQRRRKGRHQKRGGIPNRVGIENRPKIADLKTEIGHWESDTVIGCNHTGIVVTHVDKASKYLLAGLAKNKTMDEINRVTFNLFDPIESTSRKTMTFDNGREFCGHEKLSERLKLETFFANPYHSWERGLNEHTNGLIREFYPKSTNFKIVKEEDFQKAVNLINYRPRKSLDYRTPYEVFFASSEPVAFHP
- a CDS encoding ISKra4 family transposase, with the protein product MSAKLISVEGTKVKIELTIELSESMLDSEGNIQEGLNEAGCIAAKEAMKHLDTDGSAIKLGEKTWRTKGEEEKAYQTPYGEVVVARHVYQSAGGGKTYCPMERNARIVVTSTPKFAKQISSKMANGVAREVQRDLRDNHGREVAVSYIQRLSEAVGSIVQAKEESDNYEPPEIDVKIESVGIGLDGTCMLMCEDGWREAMVGTISLYDSEGERQHTIYLGATPEYGRKRFLERLEREIRQTKDRYPNATYVGIADGAESNWKFLNEHTEEQILDFYHASGYLGILAEVLHPKQIPEQKEWLKNSCHQLKHEIGSAEKFYNQMVLAMTENKLTETMREKLQASITYFNNHLWQMDYAQFQQKTYPIGSGVTEAACKTLIKQRLCCSGMRWKDKGASIILSLRALVLTSTRWEQFWDNLNQYGFPAAV
- a CDS encoding response regulator transcription factor, whose protein sequence is MAPFTSEKLRLTSRQHRILQLVNQGKPLNELAYELGTSRDAAELLEDIAVRLNHRLNLNYQPEEQPPDKQQPKPLQKRETHNSIDNELLTPRQCEILRLVANGLTTKEIAKSLFISVKTVETHRGQVMQRLNIHDLAGLIRYALRVGLISLDE
- a CDS encoding universal stress protein; amino-acid sequence: MFQQVLLAVDGSGRSREMMNMLLALPSMQNLQVNVLHVIPNSTNSEAITEYRLAGEKIVEREVKNLRLSSGNTTVAMLKEGEPKDVVCKIAEDLKPDLMIMGSRGMGRLQAILANSVSQYVFQLSDAPMLLIKDDVYIKTIRSVMVSVDGSASANNCLDLAIKLVSGAKDVEIFLARVVKRKEDANANTDPVLVEASAKLKRMNIPTRSFISSGDVGKEMCKLADDSNASLLMIGSPDRRPSIARSLPDLDRLLGSSVSDYVRVNATVPVLLTRTIEN
- a CDS encoding IS5 family transposase codes for the protein MGYSSNLSDQEWEIIEPLLPKKKKTRPPIWTKRQILDGVFYQLKNGCNWADLPKDLPPYSTVYWHYKQWRESGVLREIMTILHEQVREQAEKKPKWTTLIIVDSQATKNTCNASVESKGFCTYKATNGIKKNLGVDSLGLPFFTLCTKASLSDDKALIEMFAQNIDYFKSKPVNIPKITVMVDHGYHPDKLIPALEEIYPQIMTKIRFKVAPKMSKQEKASLGISGFVVIPMRWIVERSNAWMERCKSLVKNFDRTLDNANARIHLCFIRLMLKRLAKTS
- a CDS encoding COR domain-containing protein, translating into MNYSFRARVNVLGAINAGKSELIRQLVGEQNFTVTQKKINIVKYHLETSQKNINVELWDFQSDVINNDAYKIFCASSCLYVLVINIREHNEDLDDWLYLITKYSSNPSILIVRNITQVKHGAYQKTPFKNNKYKVEIISVDFQNSLDIDNFKIKLHTYLEQKYFTLSTNEDNIIDYFKSSYDKNYIDWGDFKRICQENHIEEKEHKNFLQKLIHLGVCINFSSSYQTSLSRIIFINYEWLVFMINQIFDSKSNHSLNSIYSEDNFRRIWNTQDEDLELLLELLIHFNFCFEFKQYKMHNKSYIMPRFLPFFNHSIYRQTNPNEVYSLVYSYDLDDITNTQLDDIFIELITELHRRIRDYNEIYRDRFVLYNEDSNTISELTKFNNPNQHLICALVIGNQLSELSVVEHELDEINQVYGLSPKKQVPCKCKECIDKDINDNRRHFFNLASLRNRSYEKPVECEISDEKIPVSSLIVDVRMNKTYPDRQQSSTMDNPPNKPQLEKSQEQHQQLNKGQKPESRHNIEAVSPILSQIINTIRIVSVLLVIGGIVAIIYDSKSPSEISMLGQKISTGHVGVAFVFIGIIGMIFSFRKLLNTLSNIANPNSNRSKKRKKRK
- a CDS encoding leucine-rich repeat domain-containing protein gives rise to the protein MLPSELEEIIEQAAREEWEELNLAGKGIEVLPSTIAKCKSLKRLILINNRLSEIPDSITRLTNLQSLDLSNNRLFEIPYSITQLTNLQSLNLRNTFLSEIPYSITRLTNLQSLNLSSNILREIPVLITRLTNLQSLDLRNTRLREIPALITRLINLQSLDLSSNSLSEIPDSITRLINLQSLYLHSNSLSEIPDSITRLTNLQSLYLSSNSLREIPDSITRLTNLQSLDLRSNSLSVIPDSITRLTNLQSLYLSNNRISEISDSITRLTNLQSLYLHSNSLSVIPDSITRLTNLQSLDLRSNSLSVIPDSITRLTNLQFLYLRNNSLSAIPDSITRLTNLQSLDLRSNSLSVIPDSITRLPKLTHLALDENPIIKPPLEVVKEGLEAIRQYFKQIEVEGIDYLYEAKLLIVGEGGAGKTTLANKIINPNYQLCEEDSTKGIEVLHWSFLRTDGNQFNVNIWDFGGQEIYHSTHQYFLTKRSLYLLVADTRKEDTDFYYWLNVIELLSDNSPILIVKNENQDRQREINVNQLRGEFENLKDVFATNLANNRNLEKILTAAQHQLSQLPHIGQTLPKTWVKVRHALESDQRNHISLNEYLQICKDKGFKERKDALQLSEYLHDLGICLHFQDDQMSPLYQIVILKPKWGTDAAYAVLDNPQVIRNFGRFSNKELAQIWSADEYSGMHSGLLELMKKFQLCYEIPQAKRNYIAPQLLTENQPEYAWDESENLILRYTYDFMPKGLVRQFIVAMHESIKSQIVWRSGVIINYKNISSTLAEVTENYGKREIKIRVSGKNKRDLLTVVTHELDKIHTSYKRLANKYQKLIPCNCHTCKGSQSPHFYEFANLKRRYEKRVFTVQCEISYEPVDVLGLIDDIGARAQLQDSRTNPDLEYSTEYALKDGFKIPPIIINNNFSPTNTNHMETPPQTPNQSPKIKSAWANGSFYLFLFVVVILSIGYLAGNLPIQNLIAVIIAGIIFIPLIGTLQLRQDDRLSEKNFMDLIKLVIAQLPMVKTISRRLFRNREID
- a CDS encoding DUF433 domain-containing protein, with the protein product MTAVINNHIEITQGVCGGKPRIAGHRIRVEDIAIWHERMGLSADEIVSQYPTITLSDVYSALAYYHDHFREIRQQIAEDEAFALEMKAKHPSLLQQKLKERYGGIN